A window of Asterias rubens chromosome 22, eAstRub1.3, whole genome shotgun sequence contains these coding sequences:
- the LOC117305025 gene encoding tumor protein p53-inducible protein 11-like isoform X3: protein MSVTTEDGVLSTMDNSHNYRKQSSGDLQSRLKTRKLLGVGECEDGSVPVSKISQILGNDDHYLLTLPNGLRLWQVASALVFSAVALLAIMFPVPLFDGIFASNCGPDAILPIRLFGAALSCLGLLFWSAVKSVSRYIIRWTLLSQVLYLSIQATVMMCTLCGSLSFNFPSVLVLLVVVMAITISLYFYAILSGFSAKWLWKPKMIIYDMPVDKNE, encoded by the exons ATGAGTGTCACGACCGAAGATGGTGTTTTGTCAACAATGGATAACTCTCATAACTATAG GAAGCAAAGCAGTGGAGATCTACAGAGTCGACTCAAGACAAGGAAGTTGCTTGGAGTAGGAGAATGTGAAGACGGCTCAGTACCAGTgtctaag ATCAGTCAGATCCTGGGCAATGATGACCACTATTTGCTCACTCTGCCAAATGGACTCAGGTTATGGCAAGTTGCTTCAGCTTTGGTCTTCAGTGCTGTGGCCCTGCTG GCCATCATGTTTCCTGTGCCATTATTTGATGGCATATTTGCCTCAAACTGTGGTCCGGATGCTATATTGCCCATCCGCCTATTTGGTGCAGCTTTATcat GTCTTGGGCTGTTGTTCTGGAGTGCTGTCAAGTCAGTTAGTAGATACATCATAAGATGGACATTGCTGTCACAAGTTTTATATCTCTCTATTCAAGCTACAG TAATGATGTGTACATTGTGTGGGAGCTTGTCATTCAACTTCCCTAGTGTACTTGTCTTGTTAGTGGTTGTCATGGCAATCACCATCAGCTTGTACTTTTATGCCATCTTATCTGGATTCAGTGCTAAGTGGTTATGGAAACCCAAGATGATCATATACGACATGCCTGTAGATAAGAATGAATGA
- the LOC117305025 gene encoding tumor protein p53-inducible protein 11-like isoform X2 — MAGTYCNVMVKDDSHSAAQHYSEEMINVSYEIKETGMCVKQSSGDLQSRLKTRKLLGVGECEDGSVPVSKISQILGNDDHYLLTLPNGLRLWQVASALVFSAVALLAIMFPVPLFDGIFASNCGPDAILPIRLFGAALSCLGLLFWSAVKSVSRYIIRWTLLSQVLYLSIQATVMMCTLCGSLSFNFPSVLVLLVVVMAITISLYFYAILSGFSAKWLWKPKMIIYDMPVDKNE; from the exons ATGGCAGGAACATACTGTAACGTTATGGTGAAAGATGATAGTCATAGTGCTGCTCAACATTATTCTGAGGAAATGATTAATGTTTCATATGAAATCAAGGAGACAGGCATGTGCGT GAAGCAAAGCAGTGGAGATCTACAGAGTCGACTCAAGACAAGGAAGTTGCTTGGAGTAGGAGAATGTGAAGACGGCTCAGTACCAGTgtctaag ATCAGTCAGATCCTGGGCAATGATGACCACTATTTGCTCACTCTGCCAAATGGACTCAGGTTATGGCAAGTTGCTTCAGCTTTGGTCTTCAGTGCTGTGGCCCTGCTG GCCATCATGTTTCCTGTGCCATTATTTGATGGCATATTTGCCTCAAACTGTGGTCCGGATGCTATATTGCCCATCCGCCTATTTGGTGCAGCTTTATcat GTCTTGGGCTGTTGTTCTGGAGTGCTGTCAAGTCAGTTAGTAGATACATCATAAGATGGACATTGCTGTCACAAGTTTTATATCTCTCTATTCAAGCTACAG TAATGATGTGTACATTGTGTGGGAGCTTGTCATTCAACTTCCCTAGTGTACTTGTCTTGTTAGTGGTTGTCATGGCAATCACCATCAGCTTGTACTTTTATGCCATCTTATCTGGATTCAGTGCTAAGTGGTTATGGAAACCCAAGATGATCATATACGACATGCCTGTAGATAAGAATGAATGA
- the LOC117305025 gene encoding tumor protein p53-inducible protein 11-like isoform X5: MDTLHEPQHFKPARKQSSGDLQSRLKTRKLLGVGECEDGSVPVSKISQILGNDDHYLLTLPNGLRLWQVASALVFSAVALLAIMFPVPLFDGIFASNCGPDAILPIRLFGAALSCLGLLFWSAVKSVSRYIIRWTLLSQVLYLSIQATVMMCTLCGSLSFNFPSVLVLLVVVMAITISLYFYAILSGFSAKWLWKPKMIIYDMPVDKNE; this comes from the exons ATGGATACACTTCATGAACCGCAGCATTTTAAACCAGCAAG GAAGCAAAGCAGTGGAGATCTACAGAGTCGACTCAAGACAAGGAAGTTGCTTGGAGTAGGAGAATGTGAAGACGGCTCAGTACCAGTgtctaag ATCAGTCAGATCCTGGGCAATGATGACCACTATTTGCTCACTCTGCCAAATGGACTCAGGTTATGGCAAGTTGCTTCAGCTTTGGTCTTCAGTGCTGTGGCCCTGCTG GCCATCATGTTTCCTGTGCCATTATTTGATGGCATATTTGCCTCAAACTGTGGTCCGGATGCTATATTGCCCATCCGCCTATTTGGTGCAGCTTTATcat GTCTTGGGCTGTTGTTCTGGAGTGCTGTCAAGTCAGTTAGTAGATACATCATAAGATGGACATTGCTGTCACAAGTTTTATATCTCTCTATTCAAGCTACAG TAATGATGTGTACATTGTGTGGGAGCTTGTCATTCAACTTCCCTAGTGTACTTGTCTTGTTAGTGGTTGTCATGGCAATCACCATCAGCTTGTACTTTTATGCCATCTTATCTGGATTCAGTGCTAAGTGGTTATGGAAACCCAAGATGATCATATACGACATGCCTGTAGATAAGAATGAATGA
- the LOC117305025 gene encoding tumor protein p53-inducible protein 11-like isoform X4 gives MSATSSEDVTCTFKDDAWRKQSSGDLQSRLKTRKLLGVGECEDGSVPVSKISQILGNDDHYLLTLPNGLRLWQVASALVFSAVALLAIMFPVPLFDGIFASNCGPDAILPIRLFGAALSCLGLLFWSAVKSVSRYIIRWTLLSQVLYLSIQATVMMCTLCGSLSFNFPSVLVLLVVVMAITISLYFYAILSGFSAKWLWKPKMIIYDMPVDKNE, from the exons ATGAGTGCAACAAGCTCTGAAGAtgttacatgtacctttaaagaTGATGCATGGAG GAAGCAAAGCAGTGGAGATCTACAGAGTCGACTCAAGACAAGGAAGTTGCTTGGAGTAGGAGAATGTGAAGACGGCTCAGTACCAGTgtctaag ATCAGTCAGATCCTGGGCAATGATGACCACTATTTGCTCACTCTGCCAAATGGACTCAGGTTATGGCAAGTTGCTTCAGCTTTGGTCTTCAGTGCTGTGGCCCTGCTG GCCATCATGTTTCCTGTGCCATTATTTGATGGCATATTTGCCTCAAACTGTGGTCCGGATGCTATATTGCCCATCCGCCTATTTGGTGCAGCTTTATcat GTCTTGGGCTGTTGTTCTGGAGTGCTGTCAAGTCAGTTAGTAGATACATCATAAGATGGACATTGCTGTCACAAGTTTTATATCTCTCTATTCAAGCTACAG TAATGATGTGTACATTGTGTGGGAGCTTGTCATTCAACTTCCCTAGTGTACTTGTCTTGTTAGTGGTTGTCATGGCAATCACCATCAGCTTGTACTTTTATGCCATCTTATCTGGATTCAGTGCTAAGTGGTTATGGAAACCCAAGATGATCATATACGACATGCCTGTAGATAAGAATGAATGA